Sequence from the Saccharopolyspora pogona genome:
ACCAAGGAAGCTTCGCGCTGGTTTGGAATTTTCCCGACGTTCGCGAGCTGTCTTCGCGTATCAGCCAGTGGCTCGTGGCCGAGACGTACGGGCACAGTTGGGACGACGCTCCCACGGGAGGGGCGCACCGAGGAGGTGGGAAAAGCACGATGACCGTCGAACAAGCATCGGCTACGACCGCGAGCGGTCTCTATTTCGACGACTTCCAGGTGGGAATGTCGTGGACGACGCCCTCACGGACGATCACCGAAGCCGATCTGGCAACTTTCGCCGGGCTGTCGGGTGACTACAACCCGCTGCACACCGACGAAGAGTTCGCTCGCGGTACCCAGTTCGGCGGCCGGATCTTCCACGGACCGGGCGTATTTGCTGTCGCCACCGGACTGGAGTCGCGGCTAGGCATCAAGGACGGAACGGCGATTGCGTTTCTGGGCATGACGTGGAACCTCAAGGCCGCCGTACGCCCCGGGGACACGATCACGGTCCGCCAGGCAGTGGCCACGACCACGCCGTCGTCGTCGAAGCCCGATCGCGGCGTGGTTACCTTCGATGTCCAGGTCGTCAACCAGCACGACGAGGTGTGCCAGGACGGACAATGGGTCGTGATGTTCAAGAGGCAGCACGCAGCATGACCAGTGAATCGCCGTCCCCGTTTCTGAACGCTCTGCGCGCATGGGCTGACAAACGACCCGACGCGCTCGCAGTGCTCGACGGTGGCGAGACTACGACGTACCGGAATTGCGTAGCACGAATCGATCGACGCGCCGAAGAACTCCGCCGGGCTGGCCTGCGCGCACACGATCGGGTCGCCGTCGTCGCCGACAACTCCACGGACTACTTGGTCTCGGCGTTCGCGGTATGGGCTGCTGGGGGAACACTGGTGACGGTGTACCCATCGTCCGGTCAGGCCGACCTTACCTACTGTCTGGACAGCAGCGAGCCAGCACTGGTGCTGGCCGAGGAACGGGTGCTCGCCATCGTGGCAGCTGCAGCGGGTCCGGACGTCCCGGTGGCCGACGTGCGCGCTGCCCTCCCCGCCGAGGTGACCTGCCGCCGTGCCAGCACCCAAGACGCGACGCCCGAGGAACTCGCCCTGGTCTGCTACACCTCGGGCAGCACCAGCAGACCGAAGGCGGTGATGCACAGCCACGCCGGACTCTTCGCAGCCGCTTCGGCCTATGCCCAGGTCTGGCACATCGACCAGCACGACCGGACGATCGTCTGCTTGCCGATGGCATGGGCGTTCGGACTGGTGACCACGTCGATGGCGACACTCGCGGTCGGCGGCACAGTGCTCCCACTGGCGCGCACGAAACCCGCCCTCATCATCGAGGCCATCACCAGTGACCGGGCGACGTTCCTGGCCGGCGTGACGACCACGTTCCGGAAGATGGTCGATCACCTGCGGGGCCTGGCCGACCAGCCCGACCTCTCCTCGCTCCGGCTGTGCATCTCCGGCGGTGAACCGCGCAACGAGAAGGTCTTCGCCGAGTGGACGACTCTGAGCTCGTGTCCGGTGCACGACGTCTTCGCGGCCTCCGAATGCTTCCCCGTGGTGACCTACGACCCGATCGACGACCCCCATCCGGTTGCCGGCTCCGCAGGCAAGGTGGTGGCAGGCGCCCGCATGCGGCTCATCGACCCGGCGACCGGGCAGGACGTGCCGCCTGGCGCGAGCGGCGAGGCGCTCTGGCAAGGCCCTGCGCACTTCCTCGGGTACTGGCGTGACCCGGAAGCGACGGCGAACGCCACGACAGCTGACGGCTGGTACCGCACCCGTGACCTCGTGCGGGTGGATGAGCACGGGTACGTGTTCGTCGAGGGCCGG
This genomic interval carries:
- a CDS encoding MaoC/PaaZ C-terminal domain-containing protein, which produces MTVEQASATTASGLYFDDFQVGMSWTTPSRTITEADLATFAGLSGDYNPLHTDEEFARGTQFGGRIFHGPGVFAVATGLESRLGIKDGTAIAFLGMTWNLKAAVRPGDTITVRQAVATTTPSSSKPDRGVVTFDVQVVNQHDEVCQDGQWVVMFKRQHAA
- a CDS encoding class I adenylate-forming enzyme family protein, with the translated sequence MTSESPSPFLNALRAWADKRPDALAVLDGGETTTYRNCVARIDRRAEELRRAGLRAHDRVAVVADNSTDYLVSAFAVWAAGGTLVTVYPSSGQADLTYCLDSSEPALVLAEERVLAIVAAAAGPDVPVADVRAALPAEVTCRRASTQDATPEELALVCYTSGSTSRPKAVMHSHAGLFAAASAYAQVWHIDQHDRTIVCLPMAWAFGLVTTSMATLAVGGTVLPLARTKPALIIEAITSDRATFLAGVTTTFRKMVDHLRGLADQPDLSSLRLCISGGEPRNEKVFAEWTTLSSCPVHDVFAASECFPVVTYDPIDDPHPVAGSAGKVVAGARMRLIDPATGQDVPPGASGEALWQGPAHFLGYWRDPEATANATTADGWYRTRDLVRVDEHGYVFVEGRLSDMIIRGGSNVSPAEVEQVVCAHPDVHDAAVVGVSDPDYGQAVVAVLVAETDARVDAEELAGWCRSQLASYKVPTRFVTVEALPVNHSTGKVDRRKIATSIENLAGAS